One Prunus dulcis chromosome 7, ALMONDv2, whole genome shotgun sequence DNA segment encodes these proteins:
- the LOC117634047 gene encoding DAZ-associated protein 1, with translation MDRKLVVLGIPWDIDTEGLREYMSKFGELEDCIVMKDRSTGRSRGFGYATFASAEDAKNAASSEHFLGNRMLEVKIATPKEEMRAPARKVTRIFVARIPQVVTEATFRSHFEKYGDITDLYMPKDQGSKMHRGIGFITFENADSVENLMADTHELGGSTVVVDRATPKEDDFRPVGRMAQGGYGAYNAYISAATRYAALGAPTLYDHPGPVPGPAFPRGESARGLGKKIFVGRLPQEATAEDLRQYFGRFGRIADVYVPRDPKRTGHRGFGFVTFGEDGVSERVSRRSHEICGQQVAIDTATPLDEAGTSGNFVMNNVEPFGGGYGGPVRSYGRMYGSLDFDDWGYGIGSARPSRADWRYRPY, from the exons ATGGACCGCAAGCTCGTg GTTTTGGGCATTCCGTGGGATATTGATACGGAAGGGTTGAGAGAGTATATGAGCAAATTTGGTGAATTGGAAGATTGTATTGTCATGAAG GACCGGTCAACTGGTCGGTCTCGCGGGTTTGGATATGCAACATTTGCATCAGCTGAAGATGCTAAG AATGCAGCATCAAGTGAGCACTTTCTTGGGAATAGAATGCTGGAAGTTAAAATAGCTACGCCAAAG GAGGAGATGAGAGCACCTGCAAGAAAAGTTACCAGGATATTTGTTGCAAGGATCCCACAAGTTGTGACAGAAGCCACCTTCCGAAG tCATTTTGAGAAATATGGTGATATAACAGATTTATACATGCCGAAG GATCAAGGCTCAAAAATGCACCGTGGAATTGGGTTTATAACATTTGAAAATGCAG ATTCCGTGGAAAATTTGATGGCTGATACTCATGAGTTAGGCGGTTCCACTGTAGTTGTTGATCGAGCAACTCCCAAG GAAGATGACTTCAGACCAGTTGGCAGAATGGCACAGGGTGGATATGGTGCATATAATGCTTACATCTCAGCAGCAACTAGATATGCGGCACTTGGTGCTCCTACCTTGTATGACCATCCTGGACCAGTACCAGGACCTGCTTTTCCAA GAGGGGAATCTGCTCGAGGACTAGGCAAAAAGATTTTTGTTGGTAGGCTTCCTCAGGAAGCAACCGCGGAAGATCTCCGCCAGTATTTTGGGAGATTTGGTCGTATAGCAGATGTCTATGTTCCAAGG GACCCAAAAAGAACTGGACATAGAGGGTTTGGTTTCGTAACTTTTGGGGAAGATGGTGTATCCGAACGTGTATCACGAAGGTCGCATGAGATTTGTGGACAGCAG GTTGCAATAGATACAGCCACACCGCTTGATGAAGCTGGTACCAGTGGAAATTTTGTGATGAATAATGTAGAGCCCTTTGGTGGCGGCTATGGTGGTCCTGTGCGCAGCTATGGCAGGATGTATGGAAGTCTAGATTTTGATGAT TGGGGTTATGGAATCGGCAGTGCGAGACCATCAAGAGCAGATTGGAGGTACAGGCCATACTAG
- the LOC117634045 gene encoding uncharacterized protein LOC117634045 gives MKRGSVSHDLGAFPSLGGPDFHGSRIGGQKGWSSERVPLPTSSGQRHAIHGSTSLMGLSNGGRTVPSKWEDAERWICSPVLGYGCESNKNDSHSHGHGQQRRPKSKSGPIVPPGAVYCSNFSPANPAFDGCGSVRNFAIGSPFSTGVLAADSVSLLYGGSGGMGRSTSALGPLELQNEKLDNTKCEEPAISRAVSQRDMGTQITPNGCLHHSPPPPKRRSSFAPSSPTLLSIVEQQREHFAKLEVREVQVDNGATGTKGSRRGGSVTKRHPDVYDFDKIAIKNQPPSFNIAEAAMNSLRKQREEAKITAWENLQKAKAEAALRKLEMKLEKKRSSTMDKIMKKVRNAQVKAHKMRSSIAVKDGHQAPKTPGKLVSFGKLVRGGSLSSCFTRNAA, from the exons ATGAAGAGAGGTTCTGTTTCTCATGATTTGGGTGCATTTCCAAGCCTAGGAGGGCCAGATTTTCATGGCAGTAGAATTGGAGGCCAAAAGGGTTGGAGCTCTGAGCGTGTGCCGTTGCCTACAAGCAGTGGACAGAGGCATGCCATCCATGGCAGCACTTCTTTGATGGGGCTGAGCAATGGTGGGAGGACTGTGCCTTCAAAATGGGAAGATGCAGAGAGGTGGATTTGCAGCCCGGTTCTCGGATATGGCTGTGAAAGCAACAAGAATGATTCGCATTCTCATGGTCATGGTCAGCAGAGGAGGCCTAAGTCCAAGAGTGGTCCAATTGTGCCTCCCGGAGCTGTGTACTGTTCGAATTTTTCGCCTGCAAATCCGGCATTTGATGGCTGCGGCAGCGTGAGGAATTTCGCAATCGGTTCACCATTTTCGACAGGAGTTTTGGCAGCTGATAGTGTCTCTCTTCTATATGGTGGCAGTGGAGGAATGGGAAGATCAACTAGTGCGCTTGGACCGTTAGAATTGCAAA ATGAGAAACTTGATAACACAAAGTGTGAGGAACCAGCGATTTCCCGAGCTGTTTCACAACGAGATATGGGAACCCAAATAACCCCAAATGGTTGCCTCCACCACtcaccaccacctcccaaAAGGAGGTCATCATTTGCTCCATCTTCTCCAACTCTGCTTTCCATTGTGGAGCAGCAACGCGAACATTTTGCTAAGTTAGAGGTCAGAGAAGTGCAGGTTGACAATGGAGCCACTGGCACTAAGGGGTCAAGAAGGGGTGGCAGCGTCACGAAAAGACACCCGGATGTTTATGATTTCGACAAAATTGCTATTAAAAACCAACCTCCATCTTTCAATATTGCAGAGGCAGCTATGAACAGTTTAAG AAAGCAAAGAGAGGAAGCCAAGATCACTGCGTGGGAGAACTTGCAGAAGGCAAAAGCTGAAGCAGCACTAAGAAAACTTGAG atgaaattggaaaagaaGAGATCGTCGACAATGGACAAGATCATGAAGAAGGTGAGAAACGCACAAGTTAAAGCCCACAAGATGAGAAGCTCAATAGCAGTTAAAGACGGCCATCAAGCTCCAAAAACTCCCGGAAAGCTTGTTTCCTTCGGTAAGCTTGTCCGGGGGGGTTCCCTGAGCAGTTGCTTTACCCGTAATGCTGCCTAA